The Manihot esculenta cultivar AM560-2 chromosome 1, M.esculenta_v8, whole genome shotgun sequence genome has a window encoding:
- the LOC110614851 gene encoding ethylene-responsive transcription factor CRF6, which produces MISSSSVKYSEHKTVTDKIAKCNDSNSTRVVRIYVTDGDATDSSSDENENPILGHQRIKKHINEVRIKDCVECSNGRAHECSKSRPNKQPLRKSTRDQLYYPESKKYRGVRQRPWGRFAAEIRDPFRRTRVWLGTFDTAEEAAIVYDNAAIKIKGPNALTNFIKPPVRTSTPDFDIAAICEYDSGRESHSLSSPTSVLRFQYTEEAGNEPQVLDGNVSRKAEEIKEKECDWRLDKQIDENDWKPVQCVAEEDPGGYYFEELIDFENHPPVCFDECTIPDTELTDDFADVAVHLNLDGDFGSCLWNVDEYF; this is translated from the coding sequence ATGATATCGTCTTCTTCGGTCAAGTACTCCGAGCACAAAACGGTCACTGATAAGATCGCCAAATGCAATGACTCGAACTCCACCAGAGTAGTTCGGATTTATGTTACAGATGGTGACGCAACCGACTCCTCCAGCGATGAGAATGAAAACCCAATACTAGGTCATCAACGAATCAAGAAACATATCAACGAAGTAAGAATCAAAGATTGCGTGGAATGTTCAAATGGAAGAGCACATGAGTGCTCAAAATCGAGACCTAACAAGCAACCGTTGAGAAAAAGCACTAGAGATCAACTTTATTATCCGGAAAGTAAGAAGTATCGCGGTGTTAGACAAAGGCCATGGGGAAGATTTGCCGCAGAGATCAGGGATCCTTTCCGGCGAACGAGGGTATGGTTAGGGACGTTTGACACTGCAGAAGAAGCTGCAATAGTATACGATAATGCTGCTATCAAGATTAAAGGACCTAATGCTCTCACTAATTTCATAAAACCGCCGGTGAGAACTTCGACCCCAGATTTTGATATTGCTGCAATTTGTGAGTATGATTCTGGTAGGGAGTCTCATAGTTTGAGTTCTCCAACATCTGTTCTTAGATTTCAATACACTGAAGAAGCTGGAAATGAGCCACAAGTTTTGGACGGGAATGTGAGCAGAAAAGCTGAAGAGATTAAAGAGAAGGAATGCGATTGGAGATTGGATAAGCAAATAGATGAAAATGATTGGAAACCCGTCCAGTGTGTAGCGGAAGAAGATCCTGGTGGttattattttgaagagttgatAGATTTTGAGAATCACCCTCCAGTATGTTTCGATGAATGTACAATACCGGATACTGAATTAACAGATGATTTTGCCGATGTTGCTGTGCATTTAAATTTAGATGGAGATTTTGGGTCATGTTTATGGAACGTAGATGAGTACTTTTGA